One segment of Zhihengliuella halotolerans DNA contains the following:
- a CDS encoding acyl-CoA carboxylase subunit beta, which translates to MSDAETMAAADAIDLSTTAGKIAEFRRRQAQSLLPSGPEAVEKQHARGKNTARERIEMLLDTDSFVEFDALAVHRTTAFGMEKKRPLGDGLVSGYGTVDGRLVAVYAQDFTVYGGSLSKVNGEKIVKVQEFALRNGCPIVGINDGGGARIQEGVASLAMFADIFRNNVHASGVIPQISVIMGPCAGGAAYSPALTDYVIMVDKTSHMFITGPDVIKTVTGEDVDMETLGGARQHNATTGTASYLASDETDAFEFVRELLDYLPSNNLAEAPHVDFDEELELTADDLTLDALIPDSANQPYDMRTVIEHIVDDGEFLEMQSLYAPNVIIGYARVEGRSIGIVANQPMQFAGTLDISASEKAARFVRNCDAFGIPILTLVDVPGFLPGKDQEFQGIIRRGAKLLYAYAEATVPKLTVITRKAYGGAYIVMGSKKLGADINIAWPTAQIGVMGAQGAVNILYRRDLAKVEAEGGDVESRRTEIIEGYEAELLNPYQAAELGYIDAVIAPSDTRLQIVRGLRALRDKHASIPAKKHGNIPL; encoded by the coding sequence ATGAGCGACGCCGAGACCATGGCCGCAGCGGATGCGATCGACCTGAGCACTACCGCGGGCAAGATCGCCGAGTTCCGCCGCCGGCAGGCCCAGTCCCTGCTGCCGTCCGGCCCGGAGGCCGTCGAGAAGCAGCACGCCCGAGGCAAGAACACCGCCCGCGAGCGCATCGAGATGCTCCTCGACACGGACTCCTTCGTCGAGTTCGATGCCTTGGCCGTGCACCGGACCACGGCCTTCGGCATGGAGAAGAAGCGCCCCCTCGGCGACGGCCTCGTCTCCGGCTACGGCACCGTCGACGGCCGCCTCGTCGCCGTCTACGCCCAGGACTTCACTGTCTACGGCGGTTCCCTGAGCAAGGTCAACGGCGAGAAGATCGTCAAAGTCCAGGAATTCGCCTTGCGCAACGGCTGCCCCATCGTCGGCATCAACGACGGCGGCGGCGCACGCATCCAGGAAGGCGTCGCGTCGCTCGCGATGTTCGCGGACATCTTCCGGAACAACGTGCACGCTTCGGGCGTGATCCCCCAGATCTCCGTGATCATGGGCCCGTGCGCCGGCGGCGCGGCCTACTCCCCCGCCCTGACCGACTACGTGATCATGGTCGACAAGACCAGCCACATGTTCATCACCGGCCCGGACGTCATCAAGACCGTCACCGGCGAAGACGTGGACATGGAGACCCTCGGCGGCGCGCGCCAGCACAACGCCACCACGGGCACTGCCAGCTACCTCGCCTCCGACGAGACCGACGCTTTCGAGTTCGTACGCGAGCTGCTCGATTACCTCCCGTCGAACAACCTCGCCGAGGCTCCGCACGTCGATTTCGACGAGGAACTCGAGCTCACCGCCGACGACCTCACTCTCGACGCGCTCATCCCGGACTCGGCCAACCAGCCGTATGACATGCGGACCGTCATCGAGCACATCGTCGACGACGGCGAGTTCCTCGAGATGCAGTCGCTCTACGCACCCAACGTCATCATCGGCTACGCCCGCGTCGAGGGCCGCTCGATCGGCATCGTCGCCAACCAGCCGATGCAGTTCGCCGGCACCCTGGATATCTCTGCGAGCGAGAAGGCGGCACGCTTCGTGCGCAACTGCGACGCGTTCGGCATCCCGATCCTCACACTGGTCGACGTGCCGGGGTTCCTGCCCGGCAAGGACCAGGAGTTCCAGGGAATCATCCGCCGCGGCGCCAAGCTGCTCTACGCGTACGCCGAGGCGACCGTGCCGAAGCTGACCGTGATCACCCGCAAGGCCTACGGCGGCGCGTACATCGTCATGGGCTCGAAGAAGCTCGGCGCCGACATCAACATCGCGTGGCCCACGGCCCAGATCGGCGTCATGGGCGCCCAGGGCGCGGTCAACATCCTCTACCGGCGCGACCTGGCGAAGGTCGAGGCCGAGGGCGGCGACGTCGAGTCCCGGCGCACCGAGATCATCGAGGGCTACGAAGCCGAACTGCTCAACCCCTACCAGGCCGCCGAGCTCGGCTACATCGACGCCGTGATCGCCCCGAGCGACACCCGCCTGCAGATCGTCCGTGGCCTGCGCGCGTTGCGCGACAAGCACGCGTCCATTCCGGCCAAGAAGCACGGAAACATCCCGCTGTAA
- a CDS encoding acyl-CoA carboxylase subunit epsilon, with the protein MSIDNRLEGTTPAPAGAAAGAPALEVTRGNPTPEELAALTAVVLSLRGIEAVERPGRRTRKDTIRDRVRHNRRMVSMPGAWRSGRS; encoded by the coding sequence ATGAGCATCGACAACCGCCTAGAGGGCACGACGCCGGCCCCGGCCGGCGCAGCTGCCGGGGCACCCGCGCTCGAGGTCACCCGCGGCAATCCGACGCCCGAGGAGCTCGCGGCGCTGACCGCCGTCGTCCTGTCCCTGCGCGGGATCGAGGCCGTCGAGCGCCCGGGCCGTCGCACCCGCAAGGACACGATCCGGGACCGCGTGCGGCACAACCGCCGCATGGTCTCGATGCCGGG